A DNA window from Capnocytophaga sp. ARDL2 contains the following coding sequences:
- a CDS encoding DUF2147 domain-containing protein, with amino-acid sequence MKKVLATMVLSAIAYVGHAQNIVGRWKTIDDETGKAKSIVEITENKGVYTGKVIEILTEKKNAVCEKCTDERKGKPIKGMVVIKGIQKKGDEFTGGKILDPNSGKEYKCTIKPNGTNKINVRGYVGISALGRTQTWHKVN; translated from the coding sequence ATGAAAAAGGTATTAGCAACAATGGTTTTGAGTGCTATCGCTTATGTAGGACATGCTCAAAACATCGTAGGAAGATGGAAAACAATTGACGATGAAACAGGTAAAGCAAAGTCAATAGTTGAGATTACAGAAAATAAAGGAGTTTATACAGGAAAAGTAATAGAAATTCTTACAGAGAAAAAAAATGCAGTTTGTGAAAAATGTACGGACGAACGCAAAGGAAAACCTATCAAAGGAATGGTAGTAATCAAAGGTATTCAAAAGAAAGGGGATGAGTTTACAGGTGGAAAAATTTTAGATCCAAATTCTGGAAAAGAGTACAAATGTACTATCAAACCCAATGGAACTAATAAAATAAACGTTCGTGGATATGTTGGAATATCAGCTTTAGGACGTACACAAACTTGGCATAAAGTAAATTAA
- the porV gene encoding type IX secretion system outer membrane channel protein PorV codes for MKKVILTISGLLLANTTIAQNNLRTIRTGVPFLTITGDARASGMGDIGVATSSDVFSQNHNAAKYAFADQAQGLAIGYTPYMAKIANDISLAQLNYYNKFNDRNAVGASLKYFGLGDIQYTGLDGSALGTFSPNEFAVDVSYSIKLSNTFSGGITARYISSNLQAANDREGKANSVAVDISGYYQSDFISNANGTDGRFKAGFAIQNIGPKISYTEDALSESFLPTNMRLGAGYDFIFDRYNTLSIYGETTKLLVPTPPEGNSADDWKNYRNIGWMQGMFKSFGDAPGGMSEEFKEFTWSLGAEYLYQDSFAFRGGYFHESKEKGARQFATLGAGFKYNTVKVDLSYLFSMGAIQNPLDNTLRFSLTFNFGNKY; via the coding sequence ATGAAAAAAGTAATTTTAACCATAAGCGGATTATTGTTGGCAAATACAACAATCGCACAAAACAATTTACGTACAATACGTACAGGTGTACCATTCCTTACAATCACTGGAGACGCACGTGCTTCAGGTATGGGAGATATAGGTGTTGCAACCTCTTCGGATGTCTTTTCACAAAACCACAATGCTGCAAAATATGCCTTTGCTGATCAGGCACAAGGATTGGCAATTGGATACACACCTTATATGGCAAAAATCGCCAATGACATTTCGTTGGCTCAGCTCAACTATTATAACAAATTCAACGACCGTAATGCGGTGGGGGCAAGTTTGAAATACTTTGGTTTAGGTGATATTCAATACACAGGATTGGACGGTTCGGCATTAGGAACTTTCTCTCCTAACGAATTTGCTGTGGACGTATCGTATTCTATCAAATTGTCTAACACCTTTTCTGGAGGGATTACAGCAAGATACATCAGCTCTAACCTTCAGGCAGCTAACGACAGAGAAGGCAAAGCAAACTCTGTTGCTGTGGACATTTCAGGATATTATCAATCAGATTTTATTTCAAATGCAAATGGTACAGACGGACGTTTCAAAGCTGGTTTTGCGATTCAAAACATCGGACCTAAAATTTCTTATACAGAAGATGCTTTGTCTGAAAGTTTTTTGCCTACCAATATGAGATTAGGTGCTGGATATGATTTTATCTTTGACAGATACAACACGCTTTCTATATATGGAGAAACTACTAAATTGTTAGTTCCAACTCCACCAGAAGGAAATTCTGCTGACGACTGGAAAAACTACAGAAATATTGGTTGGATGCAAGGAATGTTTAAATCATTTGGAGATGCACCAGGAGGAATGTCTGAAGAATTTAAAGAATTTACTTGGTCATTGGGTGCAGAATATTTGTACCAAGATTCTTTTGCTTTTAGAGGTGGGTATTTCCATGAATCTAAAGAAAAAGGTGCAAGACAATTTGCTACTTTGGGGGCTGGTTTTAAATACAATACTGTAAAAGTAGATTTGTCGTACTTGTTCTCGATGGGTGCCATCCAAAATCCTTTGGACAACACATTGCGTTTTTCTTTGACGTTTAACTTTGGAAACAAATACTAA
- a CDS encoding 4Fe-4S dicluster domain-containing protein — protein sequence MQIVSSILFLGLLIAGFGFFAVNVKKLIRNIKLGQAVNRTDNPTARWKNMLLIAFGQKKMFNRPIPALLHFAIYLAFIVTQIELIEIIIDGIFGTHRVFKPFLGGFYTFTISLIEILSVGALVATIAFMSRRNLLKLPRLNKEELLGWPKKDANLILIMEFVLVVCIFTMNGTDEVLFNRGASHFAGQGSFNFSISQIIGPAIFGGLSDGVLHILERIGWWGHFVMVLCFMNYLYYSKHLHILLAFPNTYFANLNPYGQFDNLASVTNEVKLMMDPNADPFAAPAPDADAVPAKFGASDVQDLNWVQLLNAYSCTECGRCTSSCPANITGKKLSPRAIMMKTRDRLEEVGRNIDANKGTFVEDGKSLLNDYITPEELWACTSCNACVEECPIDISPLSIIMDMRRYLVMEQSAAPMELNAMMANIENNGAPWQYNQMDRLNWKDEN from the coding sequence ATGCAAATCGTAAGTAGTATTCTATTTCTTGGATTGCTCATTGCAGGATTTGGCTTTTTTGCAGTAAATGTAAAAAAGCTCATTCGTAACATCAAATTAGGACAGGCTGTCAATCGTACAGACAATCCAACAGCTCGATGGAAAAATATGCTGTTGATTGCTTTTGGTCAAAAGAAAATGTTCAACAGACCGATACCAGCTTTGCTCCACTTTGCTATTTATTTGGCATTTATCGTTACACAAATTGAATTAATCGAAATTATTATCGACGGTATTTTTGGCACACACCGTGTATTCAAACCGTTTTTGGGTGGATTTTATACATTTACAATCAGTTTAATCGAAATTTTATCAGTGGGTGCTTTGGTGGCAACCATCGCTTTTATGTCGAGAAGAAATTTGTTGAAATTACCTCGATTAAACAAAGAAGAACTTTTGGGGTGGCCTAAAAAAGATGCGAACCTAATCCTTATTATGGAATTTGTCTTGGTGGTTTGTATATTTACTATGAACGGAACTGACGAAGTATTGTTCAACAGAGGTGCATCGCACTTTGCAGGACAAGGATCGTTTAACTTTTCAATCTCTCAAATCATCGGACCAGCAATTTTTGGTGGGTTGAGTGATGGTGTTTTGCACATTTTGGAAAGAATCGGATGGTGGGGACACTTTGTTATGGTATTGTGTTTTATGAATTATTTGTACTATTCAAAACACTTACACATTTTATTGGCGTTCCCAAATACTTATTTTGCAAATTTGAATCCTTACGGTCAGTTCGACAACTTGGCGAGTGTAACCAATGAGGTAAAATTGATGATGGATCCGAATGCAGACCCATTTGCAGCACCGGCACCAGATGCAGATGCAGTTCCAGCAAAATTTGGAGCTTCGGATGTACAAGATTTGAATTGGGTACAATTACTCAATGCATATTCGTGTACAGAATGTGGTCGTTGTACTTCTTCGTGTCCTGCCAATATCACAGGAAAAAAATTGTCGCCTCGTGCTATTATGATGAAAACCAGAGACCGTTTGGAAGAGGTAGGTCGCAATATCGATGCAAACAAAGGGACTTTTGTAGAAGACGGAAAATCATTGCTCAACGATTACATCACACCAGAAGAATTGTGGGCGTGTACTTCTTGCAACGCATGTGTAGAAGAATGTCCTATCGACATCAGTCCGTTGTCTATCATTATGGATATGCGTAGATATTTGGTGATGGAGCAATCGGCAGCACCAATGGAATTGAATGCTATGATGGCAAATATCGAAAACAATGGTGCACCGTGGCAGTACAACCAAATGGATCGCTTAAATTGGAAAGACGAAAACTAA
- a CDS encoding ABC transporter ATPase, producing MYIPFEEMPKNSRIWIYQADRKLSDAEVAEIEIVVKDFVEQWVAHSTPLKASYKIVYNRFIVLAVDQDYHPASGCSIDASVRMILDLQAKYGVDLLDKMNVTFKSGEFIAHKSLIDFKKMAKEKAVNANTIVFNNLVNTIEEFEEYWEVSAAESWHSRFF from the coding sequence ATGTACATCCCCTTTGAAGAAATGCCAAAAAACTCTCGTATCTGGATTTATCAAGCCGATAGAAAATTATCAGACGCAGAGGTGGCAGAAATAGAAATAGTGGTAAAAGATTTTGTAGAACAATGGGTAGCTCATAGTACGCCATTGAAAGCGTCGTACAAAATCGTTTACAATAGATTTATCGTATTGGCGGTAGATCAAGATTATCATCCTGCATCGGGCTGCTCGATAGACGCATCAGTGCGAATGATTTTGGATTTACAAGCTAAATACGGCGTGGATTTGCTCGATAAAATGAATGTAACATTCAAATCGGGTGAATTTATCGCTCACAAATCATTGATTGATTTCAAAAAAATGGCTAAAGAAAAAGCTGTAAATGCCAATACCATTGTATTCAACAATTTGGTAAATACTATCGAAGAGTTTGAAGAATATTGGGAAGTATCCGCTGCGGAGAGTTGGCACAGTAGATTTTTTTAA
- a CDS encoding YihY/virulence factor BrkB family protein encodes MTQRGNKPIEKLPIIKNVVALTKNINLPGMKGLKLYDLLELYIYGIIKGTFSYRAGAIAFSFFLALFPFALFLLNLIPYIPVDNFQDEFLHFVEENVPPTTFGAIESILVDIMNNSYQPLLSWGGIMTIFFMANGMNTIIGGFESSYHLSITRNFFKQYLVAAILSVVLCFFFVLSLALYFSVGFILQEFSEYKILLNLFRYAFLMIMFLIGISTLYKFSAKETMQLAFISSGSIFTTLLVGASSYGFGIYVIYFSKYNELYGSIGTLLVIMIYIWLNCLILLLGFDLNATIFKLKQKKGILAKEK; translated from the coding sequence ATGACTCAAAGAGGAAACAAACCAATTGAAAAACTACCAATTATCAAAAATGTAGTAGCTCTAACAAAGAACATTAACTTACCTGGAATGAAAGGATTGAAGTTGTATGACTTGTTAGAATTGTACATTTATGGTATAATAAAAGGCACCTTCTCGTATCGAGCAGGTGCTATTGCATTTAGTTTCTTCTTGGCGTTATTTCCCTTTGCACTTTTTTTGCTTAACTTGATTCCTTATATTCCTGTCGATAATTTTCAAGATGAATTTTTGCATTTTGTAGAAGAAAACGTTCCGCCAACAACTTTTGGAGCAATCGAAAGTATTTTGGTCGATATTATGAACAATTCGTATCAACCTTTGCTTTCTTGGGGGGGAATTATGACTATTTTTTTCATGGCAAATGGTATGAATACTATCATCGGCGGATTTGAATCTTCCTATCACTTGTCTATAACACGCAATTTTTTCAAGCAATATTTAGTAGCAGCCATATTATCTGTGGTACTGTGTTTCTTTTTTGTATTGTCTTTGGCATTATATTTTTCAGTTGGGTTTATATTGCAGGAATTTTCCGAATATAAAATCTTGTTGAATTTATTCCGCTATGCCTTTTTGATGATTATGTTTTTGATAGGAATTTCCACTTTGTATAAATTTAGTGCAAAGGAAACCATGCAATTGGCATTTATTTCGTCAGGATCTATTTTTACTACTCTTTTGGTAGGAGCATCCTCTTATGGTTTTGGAATTTATGTAATTTATTTTTCTAAATACAATGAGCTGTATGGATCGATAGGAACGCTTTTAGTGATTATGATTTATATATGGCTCAATTGCTTGATTTTGTTATTGGGATTTGATTTAAATGCTACAATTTTCAAACTAAAACAAAAAAAAGGTATATTAGCAAAAGAGAAATAA
- a CDS encoding MlaD family protein, translating into MKVSKELKTGILVVVSFALLLWGISFLRGNDLFSSTRKFYVKYDNVEGLTTASKVTVNGLVVGRVSKIDLQPNDGSLVVELAVNNPMEITKNTKAVMYAPSMLGDKQIFLDIDRTSKELAQSGDFFANGSQNGLIDNLGAKADPLMAKLDQVMTNVNSLLFNVNNILTPTTQKNLQDAIANLNQSMQNVNAMTSKVDNMVASNQPKLNNIMADFNKSSNNLAQFSTQLEKIEIEKLQKIINNLEATSVSLNKMISDLNSGSGSAGKLLKDEKLYNNLEKASKELGQLLEDLKLNPKRYINLSVFGKKNIPYTEPVQN; encoded by the coding sequence ATGAAAGTAAGTAAAGAATTAAAAACAGGAATATTAGTCGTTGTATCTTTTGCGTTATTATTATGGGGAATTTCATTTTTGAGAGGAAATGATTTATTTAGCTCCACTCGAAAATTTTATGTTAAATATGACAATGTAGAAGGATTGACCACGGCATCAAAAGTTACAGTAAACGGATTGGTCGTTGGTCGTGTGAGCAAAATTGATTTACAACCCAATGATGGTTCGTTGGTAGTAGAATTAGCAGTAAACAATCCTATGGAAATCACAAAAAACACCAAAGCTGTAATGTATGCTCCATCGATGTTGGGCGACAAACAAATCTTTTTGGATATAGATCGTACAAGTAAAGAATTGGCACAAAGTGGAGATTTCTTTGCCAATGGTTCTCAAAATGGGTTGATAGACAATTTAGGTGCAAAAGCCGATCCATTAATGGCAAAATTGGATCAAGTGATGACTAATGTAAACAGTTTGTTGTTCAATGTAAATAATATTTTAACCCCCACTACTCAAAAGAATTTGCAAGATGCTATTGCTAATTTGAACCAAAGTATGCAAAATGTAAATGCGATGACTTCAAAAGTAGATAATATGGTAGCGTCTAATCAACCAAAATTGAATAATATCATGGCGGATTTTAATAAATCGTCAAACAATTTAGCTCAGTTTTCAACACAATTAGAAAAAATTGAAATCGAAAAATTGCAAAAAATCATTAATAATTTAGAGGCAACTTCGGTTAGTCTAAACAAAATGATTAGTGATTTGAATAGCGGATCAGGTAGTGCAGGAAAATTGTTGAAAGACGAAAAATTGTACAACAATTTGGAAAAAGCATCAAAAGAATTAGGACAATTGTTGGAAGATTTGAAATTAAATCCTAAACGATACATCAATTTGTCGGTTTTCGGAAAGAAAAATATTCCTTATACAGAGCCTGTGCAGAATTAA
- a CDS encoding putative LPS assembly protein LptD: MFFSLFKSFGQVKNDSLKAFTAESKKDTIAIFSSNDSTQAKNINKNKQKLTDLVYRKAKGYEKLNQKKKQVTLFDEAVFKYQEYELNAGIIVYDYAKEELYAGRIPDSLGKMTQHPVFKQGNQVVEPDSIRFNMKSKRAMVWNTRTQYGEFNIKAERSKRMNDSLIFMKNIRFTTSEDVDNPEYYFKTNKLKMIPGDKVVTGATQMVVADVPTPAVLPFAFFPISTQAVSGFIMPAFGDANGRGYYLQNAGYYLSFGDKADATITGDFYTNGSYAVGVQSSYAQRYRYNGNVNIRYENIINSELGMPDYTKMKNYNIQWSHSQDQKANPTSRFQASVNLGSSNYFRNSMNQRNLGSNMNNTLSSSITYNKTFETTPQVNFTASMNHQQNTNTQQISIGLPKIQANVDRVFPFAPKSGTKKGAIQNINLQYTLRGENNIQTTDSLFFKRAMFDNLRSGFSHSIPISTNFKLLKYLSMSMAGNFTENWVFHTTKKYFNENENRVVEERINGFDAFRQYNLSASMGTTIYGTFLFKKGRKFEAIRHVIRPQLSYSYTPSFDQYYDTYAIDANGTTMEEYTRFQGGLFGTPNKTMSNIVSMNIGNNIEAKVRDDKSPEGKSKKVPLLNSLNFSTSYNMTSDSLKLAPIRVSTTNNFFDNKLQLTMSTTMDAYGINNQGQRINTLNIKNGGSLFRMTSANATVNYSLSSNDPLFGGNSTKANDNNQNVQNGGRGDDLFGQSVDLADRRTSMFDNNKNENDEPTQFYKSSIPWDINLAYSVTYSNNNRTGDFTNNSLMFSGNINLTPAWKVGFSSGYDFKNKGVTYTQLRFERDLKSWRMDFSWIPTGYYKQWTFFIGIKSTVLQDIKYEKRNTADRRYN; this comes from the coding sequence ATGTTTTTTTCACTTTTCAAAAGTTTTGGACAAGTGAAAAACGACTCTTTAAAAGCGTTTACAGCTGAAAGTAAGAAAGATACAATTGCTATTTTTTCTTCAAATGATTCTACACAAGCTAAAAATATTAACAAAAACAAACAAAAATTAACAGATTTAGTCTATCGAAAAGCCAAAGGCTATGAGAAATTGAATCAGAAAAAAAAGCAAGTAACCTTATTTGATGAAGCTGTATTCAAGTATCAAGAATATGAATTGAACGCAGGTATCATTGTTTATGACTACGCAAAAGAAGAATTATATGCTGGGAGAATTCCCGATTCTTTGGGTAAAATGACGCAACACCCAGTTTTTAAACAAGGAAATCAAGTTGTAGAACCTGATTCTATTCGTTTTAATATGAAATCAAAGCGTGCTATGGTATGGAATACTCGTACGCAATATGGCGAATTTAACATCAAAGCCGAACGTTCAAAACGAATGAATGACTCATTAATTTTTATGAAAAATATCCGATTTACTACGTCTGAAGACGTGGACAATCCGGAATATTATTTTAAAACCAATAAATTAAAAATGATTCCTGGAGACAAAGTGGTTACTGGAGCTACTCAAATGGTTGTAGCTGATGTACCTACTCCTGCAGTCTTACCTTTTGCCTTCTTCCCTATTTCTACTCAAGCGGTTTCTGGTTTTATTATGCCAGCGTTTGGTGATGCCAATGGTAGAGGTTACTATCTGCAAAACGCTGGTTATTATTTGTCTTTTGGCGATAAAGCGGATGCTACCATTACTGGAGATTTTTATACCAATGGAAGTTATGCTGTTGGGGTACAATCCTCTTATGCTCAACGTTACCGCTACAATGGTAATGTGAATATTCGATACGAAAACATTATCAATTCGGAACTGGGTATGCCTGACTATACCAAGATGAAAAACTATAACATCCAATGGTCACACTCTCAAGACCAAAAAGCAAATCCTACCTCGAGATTTCAAGCTTCGGTAAACTTGGGAAGTTCTAACTATTTTAGAAATTCGATGAATCAACGAAATTTAGGTTCGAATATGAACAATACCCTTTCGTCATCAATTACTTACAATAAAACATTTGAAACGACTCCGCAAGTAAATTTTACTGCGAGTATGAACCATCAACAAAATACCAATACACAACAAATCTCCATAGGATTGCCAAAAATCCAAGCCAATGTAGATCGTGTCTTTCCTTTTGCTCCAAAAAGTGGTACAAAAAAAGGTGCTATTCAAAATATCAACTTGCAATATACGCTGAGAGGAGAAAACAATATTCAAACCACGGATTCTCTATTCTTTAAGCGTGCCATGTTTGATAATTTGAGAAGTGGTTTCAGTCATTCGATTCCTATTTCTACCAACTTTAAACTCTTGAAATATTTATCAATGAGTATGGCGGGAAATTTTACCGAAAACTGGGTATTTCATACGACAAAAAAGTATTTCAATGAAAACGAAAATCGTGTAGTAGAAGAAAGAATCAACGGATTTGATGCTTTTCGTCAATACAACCTTTCTGCCTCAATGGGTACTACTATTTACGGTACATTTTTGTTTAAAAAAGGTAGAAAATTCGAAGCCATTCGCCACGTGATTCGTCCACAACTTTCGTACTCATACACTCCGAGTTTTGACCAATATTATGATACCTATGCCATAGATGCCAATGGTACTACTATGGAAGAATATACGCGTTTTCAAGGGGGATTGTTTGGCACTCCTAACAAAACAATGTCTAATATTGTGTCGATGAATATCGGAAATAATATCGAAGCCAAAGTACGTGATGACAAATCTCCTGAGGGAAAATCTAAGAAAGTTCCGTTGCTCAATTCTTTGAATTTTAGCACGAGTTATAATATGACTTCCGATTCGCTGAAATTAGCTCCAATTCGTGTAAGTACAACTAACAATTTCTTTGACAACAAGTTACAATTGACCATGAGTACTACGATGGATGCTTACGGAATCAATAACCAAGGGCAGAGAATCAATACGCTCAATATCAAAAATGGTGGTAGTTTGTTTCGTATGACAAGTGCCAATGCTACGGTAAACTATAGCTTATCAAGCAACGATCCTTTGTTTGGTGGTAACTCTACCAAAGCCAATGACAACAACCAAAATGTACAAAACGGAGGACGTGGAGACGACCTTTTTGGACAATCTGTTGACTTGGCTGATCGACGTACTTCGATGTTTGACAATAATAAAAATGAGAATGACGAACCCACTCAATTTTATAAAAGTAGTATCCCATGGGATATAAATTTGGCATATTCTGTAACCTATTCCAACAATAATAGAACAGGAGATTTTACCAACAATTCATTGATGTTTTCTGGAAACATCAATCTGACACCAGCTTGGAAAGTTGGCTTTTCAAGTGGATATGACTTTAAAAACAAAGGTGTTACCTACACACAATTGCGTTTTGAACGAGATTTGAAATCATGGCGTATGGATTTTTCATGGATTCCAACAGGATATTACAAACAGTGGACATTCTTTATCGGAATCAAATCAACTGTGCTTCAAGACATCAAATACGAAAAACGAAATACAGCAGATAGGAGGTATAATTAA
- a CDS encoding N-acetylmuramoyl-L-alanine amidase produces MIFRKIKGILGGALCLLCIEANAQNFKVVLDPGHGGKDFGATRGHLIEKNIVLKVALKVEQLLKKDKSITVVCTRRNDVFVELYERSQLANREKADVFVSIHANAVNNTEPYGTETFVMGTDKNKSNMEVAKKENAVIVLEKDYKTTYAGFDPNNPSSVLGLTLQQELNMAQSIELAAKIQRKSTDDIGRKNRGVKQGPFWVLHGAFMPSVLVEIGFISNREEGEYLNSEVGQNEIAQAIALAILEYKRQNHHTATISDKEIRDAAARREVVVSNLDNIVVKPEEEKVQEAKKTSIELTKPAEVTKVGVIFKVQLAASSKQTETSPQNFKGLRDVKSEKEGNMYKYYYGESTDINYTRKALEEAKNAGHSSAFLVAFKNGKKVSVQDALK; encoded by the coding sequence ATGATATTTAGAAAAATAAAAGGAATATTGGGAGGTGCATTGTGTCTTTTGTGTATAGAGGCAAATGCTCAAAATTTCAAAGTAGTTTTAGATCCTGGACATGGAGGTAAAGATTTTGGAGCTACCCGTGGTCATTTGATTGAAAAAAATATAGTCTTGAAAGTTGCCTTAAAAGTTGAACAATTGTTGAAAAAAGACAAGAGTATTACGGTGGTTTGTACGCGTAGAAACGATGTGTTTGTAGAATTGTACGAACGTAGCCAGCTTGCCAATAGAGAAAAGGCAGATGTATTTGTATCTATTCACGCAAATGCTGTAAACAACACCGAACCTTATGGTACCGAAACCTTTGTAATGGGTACAGACAAAAATAAATCTAATATGGAAGTTGCAAAGAAAGAAAATGCTGTAATTGTATTAGAAAAAGATTATAAAACTACCTATGCAGGCTTTGACCCTAACAACCCTTCTTCGGTTTTAGGATTGACATTACAACAAGAGTTGAACATGGCTCAAAGCATTGAATTGGCAGCAAAAATTCAAAGAAAATCTACCGATGATATTGGAAGAAAAAATAGAGGAGTAAAACAAGGACCTTTTTGGGTGTTACATGGTGCATTTATGCCGAGTGTATTGGTAGAAATAGGATTTATTTCCAATAGAGAAGAAGGAGAATATCTAAATTCAGAAGTAGGTCAAAATGAAATTGCTCAAGCCATCGCATTGGCTATATTGGAATATAAACGTCAGAACCATCATACAGCTACAATTTCAGACAAAGAAATAAGAGATGCAGCGGCAAGGCGTGAAGTAGTAGTAAGCAATCTTGATAATATTGTGGTAAAACCAGAAGAAGAAAAAGTTCAAGAAGCAAAAAAAACATCTATTGAGTTGACTAAACCTGCTGAGGTTACAAAAGTTGGTGTGATTTTCAAAGTGCAATTGGCAGCATCAAGTAAGCAAACGGAAACTTCACCTCAAAACTTCAAAGGCTTGAGAGATGTAAAATCTGAGAAGGAAGGTAATATGTATAAATATTATTACGGAGAGTCAACAGACATCAATTATACCCGAAAAGCGTTAGAAGAAGCTAAAAACGCAGGACATTCTTCTGCTTTTTTAGTCGCGTTTAAAAATGGTAAGAAAGTAAGTGTACAAGATGCGTTGAAATAA
- the nadC gene encoding carboxylating nicotinate-nucleotide diphosphorylase: MISQHQFDKELELIIANALREDVGDGDHSSLACIPATATGKAKLLVKAEGILAGVEFAKQIFTTVDPQLQIEVLVNDGTPVKYGDIAFYVTGNSQAILRAERIVLNSMQRMSAIATKTQSFVKLLEGTKAKILDTRKTTPGIRAIEKWAVKIGGGENHRFALYDMIMLKDNHIDFAGGITQAIQQTQKYLKEKNKDLKIIVEARDIAEVKEILKNDGVYQILLDNFDYQQTREAVALINGKCFAESSGNINEKTLRNYAECGVDFISSGALTHSVYNMDLSLKAVL; encoded by the coding sequence ATGATTTCACAACATCAATTCGATAAAGAATTAGAACTAATCATCGCCAATGCCTTGCGTGAAGACGTAGGCGATGGTGACCATAGCTCCCTGGCTTGTATTCCTGCAACTGCAACTGGAAAAGCCAAACTATTGGTAAAAGCTGAAGGAATTTTGGCAGGGGTCGAGTTTGCAAAGCAAATTTTTACTACTGTTGATCCACAATTGCAAATAGAAGTCCTTGTCAACGATGGAACTCCTGTAAAATATGGAGATATTGCATTTTACGTAACCGGAAATTCTCAAGCGATTTTGAGAGCCGAACGCATAGTGCTAAATAGTATGCAACGTATGAGTGCAATAGCAACTAAAACACAGTCGTTTGTAAAATTGCTCGAAGGAACTAAAGCCAAAATATTAGATACTCGTAAAACCACTCCAGGTATTCGTGCCATTGAAAAATGGGCTGTGAAAATTGGAGGAGGAGAAAACCACCGTTTTGCTTTATACGATATGATTATGCTCAAAGACAATCACATCGATTTTGCAGGTGGAATCACTCAAGCGATTCAACAAACTCAAAAGTATTTGAAAGAAAAAAACAAAGATTTGAAAATCATTGTAGAAGCAAGAGATATAGCCGAGGTAAAAGAAATTTTAAAAAACGATGGAGTCTATCAAATCTTGTTAGACAATTTTGACTACCAACAAACACGTGAAGCAGTAGCCCTTATCAATGGAAAATGTTTTGCGGAAAGTTCTGGAAATATCAATGAAAAGACTTTGAGAAATTATGCAGAATGTGGAGTTGATTTCATTTCAAGTGGAGCATTGACACACTCTGTTTACAATATGGATTTAAGTCTAAAAGCCGTTTTGTAA
- a CDS encoding (Fe-S)-binding protein has translation MEIKTMAEYAAEGTSPEVLFWVGCSGSFDDRAKKITKAFVKLLNKANVKFAVLGTEEGCTGDPAKRAGNEFLFQMQAMMNIQVFDGYGVKKIVTACPHCFNTLKNEYPELGGNYEVVHHTEFLKSLLEEGRLTIEGGQFKGKRITFHDPCYLGRANKIYEAPRDLIQKLDAELVEMKRAKKNGLCCGAGGAQMFKEPEKGNKDINMERTEDTLATQPNIIATGCPFCNTMLTDGVKFNHKEGEIQVLDVAEMIANAEDL, from the coding sequence ATGGAAATTAAAACAATGGCAGAATATGCCGCAGAGGGAACAAGTCCTGAAGTACTTTTTTGGGTGGGATGTTCTGGAAGTTTTGACGATAGAGCAAAAAAAATAACCAAGGCTTTTGTGAAGTTATTGAATAAAGCCAATGTAAAATTTGCCGTGTTAGGAACAGAAGAAGGTTGTACTGGCGACCCTGCCAAAAGAGCTGGAAACGAATTTTTGTTTCAAATGCAAGCCATGATGAATATTCAAGTGTTTGACGGCTACGGTGTAAAAAAAATCGTTACTGCTTGTCCTCACTGTTTCAATACTTTGAAAAACGAATATCCAGAGTTGGGCGGAAACTATGAAGTGGTACACCATACGGAATTTTTAAAATCTCTTTTGGAAGAAGGTCGTTTGACTATCGAAGGTGGACAATTTAAAGGGAAAAGAATTACATTCCACGACCCTTGTTATTTAGGTCGTGCCAATAAAATATACGAAGCTCCAAGAGATTTGATTCAGAAATTAGACGCTGAATTGGTGGAAATGAAACGAGCTAAGAAAAACGGTTTGTGTTGTGGTGCAGGTGGTGCTCAGATGTTTAAAGAACCTGAAAAAGGAAACAAAGATATCAATATGGAGCGTACCGAAGATACGTTGGCTACTCAACCAAATATCATTGCAACAGGTTGTCCTTTCTGCAATACGATGCTTACCGACGGTGTCAAATTCAACCACAAAGAAGGTGAAATCCAAGTACTCGATGTAGCTGAAATGATTGCCAATGCGGAGGATTTATAA